AATCGCATTTGTTACTTCCGAAAAGTCTACATTGGAGACAATATCAAATGAGCTATCTTTAGACATAACAACAACCTCCAGAATATTTCTGCTAAAGTTTCCCTTTATGCCTACATTATAGTAAAAGATAACCTCTTTGCAAACCACAGAATTAATTAAGATTTTAAAGCCCTGTGTAAAATAGTAGACCACATATTAAATGATTGTGACACCTTTTCTAATGTTCAAAAAGCATAAAAGCAAAATCTTGATACAAACTATTCATATATATTTAGGAGGGTGTATATTATGTCCGAAAATAAATTCGTTGTACTATTGTTCTTTACCATTATTAGCATTGTTCTAACAACCATTTATTCTGGTATTATCATATCTCAAAATAACAAATCACAATCCCTAATGAAAAATAAACAATCAACTAATAATAATTGATAAAGAAACTAGGAATAATTTTGTTTGATGTTTGAATCCATCCTTAGCCTCTAATGATGGATTTTTATTTTAATTAGCAAATTCTTCGATTTAGAAATAAGCTCCTTCTAAGTATAGTTTGAAAGCTTTGAATACTTTTCTATATCAATGATTTCTCTTTAATAAATCTCGTGTATGTTGAGCAGGGGCATTCATTATAGTAAAATGTATCAGTTGAAACAAATGCGTAAATGCTCCATAAAGAAAAGAGGATTAACCATGTCTTTAAAAGATTTTATTGGTCAAACAATTACATTAACTGTTGCCCGCCAAGCAGCATTCGGCTATTTTCTAACAGATGGGACGGAAGATGTTCTTCTTCACCATAATGAAACCGATCGAGAATTAAATGAAAACGATGAAGTAGAAGTGTTTCTTTATGTCGATTCTGAAGGAAGGCCAGCAGCCTCTACGGTCATACCTGATGTGGCAGTCGGACGTTATGCCTGGGTAAAGGTAGCTGATGTGAATCCTGATCTCGGCGTGTTTTTAAATATTGGCCTGCAAAAGGATATATTATTAGGTGCAGATGATCTTCCAGTGCACAGGAATGTGTGGCCCAACCAGGGAGATTTACTGTATATCACGTTGAGAGTAGCCCGCAATTATCTTTTATATGCGAAACTGGCAAACGATCAAGTCATTCAGTCCATTTCTGTTTCTGCAACTAGAAAAGATTTTAACAAAAATGTCCAGGGGCACATTTACCGCACAGCTAAAGTAGGAAGCTGGATTTATTCCATTGAAGGCTTTAAAGGTTTTATTCACGAGTCCCAGCGTAAACAAGAACCGCGTTTGGGTGAAAAGGTTGAGGGGCGGATTATCGATGTAAAAGAGGACGGAACCATCAACGTGTCATTGCTGGCACGGAAGCAGGAATCGCAAGATCTTGATGCCGACAGAATATATGAATATTTAATGAGCAGAAATGGTGCGATGCCATACAGTGATAAGAGCATGCCGGAAGATATTTCGGAGCGGTTTGGTTTGAGTAAAGCAGCCTTTAAGAGGGGATTAGGAAAGCTAATAAAGGAAGGCAAGATTTATCAAGAAGGCGGCTGGACCTATTCGAAGAAAGAATAGCAAGTCACATACATACTCCTTTCCAAGTTGACAAACAATAAGGCGGAAAGCATTTGAAAGGGGTAATCAAGATGCCGCATACAACTGATAACGATAAAAAAGCACAAGACAATAACGCATTAAGACACGAGAAGAACATGATGCGCGAAAAAAACCGCCAAGCTGGAAAAAATCAATACTCCAAAAAAACAGACCACAAATAAAAGGAGTGGGGTGCATGCACCTCACTCCTATTTCATTCTATTTAAAAAGAATATGGCAATAGTGCCAGGACCTGTATGAGCTCCAATTGCAGAACCAATGGATGTAATCTTTACTTCCTTCGGATGGAAGGCTTCTTCAATCATCGCTTGCACGTCTAACGCTGTTTGCTCATTATCAGAATGACTGATTCCAACCACTTGGTCTTCAAGATGTTCCCCACGTTCCTTCATGAGTTCAATTAAACGCAGCATAACTTTTTTCTTGCCGCGCAATTTTTCTAGGGGAACAAGCTTACCGGCTTCCATATTTAAAATTGGTTTTATATTTAATAATCCTCCTAGAAATGCGGAAGCTTTAGATAAACGGCCGCCTTTTGCCAAATAATCTAAATCCTCAACAGTGAACAGGTGCTCCATGTGTTCGCTTCGAAAATACACGTCTTTCAATATTTCTTCTTTTGAGGCATAATTCGCAGCAAGTTTCGCCGCCTCCATTACCACCAGCCCGAATCCAAGAGAAGCACATTTGGTATCGACAATTGTTAAATTAAAATTTGGATATTTTTCCTTCACTTGGTTAAGAATCATAACAGCGGACGAATAAGTACCAGAAAGTTCTGAAGAAAATGCAATATAGATTCCGTCTTCATTATTTTCCGCCATTTGAGAAAAGACTTGTTCGAAAAGGTGCGGGGAAGGCTGTGAGGTTTTCGGTAAAATTCCATTGCGGATCGCGTCATAGACTGATTTGGGATCAATCGTCCTAACATCTTCGTACTCTTCTTTATTTAGTTGGACTTTTAATGGGAACAATGTGACATGGTTTTGTTCAAAGAAATCTTTTGGTAAATCGCATGCGCTGTCAGCAAGTATTCTTACCGGCATGAAGATCACCTCTTTCATAGCAATTCTTTAAGTAACAGTTTAGCTGTTTACGCTTGAAAATACAATTAATAAAAAGGAGGACTTTTCATTGGTTTGGCTCGAAGTAAAAAAGGTTATGATTGTGATTATCGGGGCTTTTTTAGTAGCAATTGGTGTGAATCTATTTTTAGTTCCAGCCAATGTTTATTCAAGCGGGTTTACCGGAATTGCTCAACTACTCTCAAAGGTACTTGGCGATTATACATCCATTCATGTATCAATGGGTCTATTATTATTAATATTAAATATTCCCGTAGCTATTTTAGGGTGGAAAAAGGTGGGGAAAACTTTCACGATTTACAGTTTTCTTAGTGTCATCCTATCTTCGTTTTTTTTGGATCTTGTTCCAGTGAAACAAGTTTCCAATGATATTTTACTTAATGCAGTATTTGGAGGTGTCATTGTAGCTGTCGGAGTAGGAATTACCTTGAAATGGGGCGCCTCAACCGGGGGCCTTGATATTATTGCGATGGTGCTTTCAAAAATGAAAGATAAACCCATTGGTCCGTATATGTTCGTTTTAAATGGAATCATCATTGTTACGACTGGCTTAATATATGACTGGCAAAAAGCGCTATATACACTTGTCTTTCTATATGCCTCCACAAGAGTAATTGATGCAATTCATACGAGACATCTTAAACTGACAGCCATGATCATTACGAAAAAAGCAAATGAGCTAAAAGAAGCCATACATGCAAAATTGTCACGTGGAATTACGATGATTCCGGCCAAGGGAGCCTTTTCAAACGAAGCAAGAGAGATGATGATGATTGTGATCACACGCTATGAACTTTTTGATCTCGAAATAATTATCAAAGAAATTGATCCAAACGCCTTTACAAATATTATTGAAACCACCGCAGTTTACGGATTTTTCCGGCGGGAATAAAGGAAAGGAAGATCATTATGCGAATTTTACTATGCTTAATCCTGTTAATCTTTCCATTTTTCACTAATGCCATGGCAAAGGAGGCACCACTTTTCCATGATATTAAGGTGTCAGGCACTAATGGAAATTATGTTGTAACAGGTGAGTCAAGAATGAAAACAGGAAAGTTCTTATATTCTGTTGAGGATGGACATGTTGATTTGATAAATGAATCAGAAGTAAGGACGAACGGGAAAGGAAACAGTTGGAAAAAATTTAGGTTAAATATACAAATACTTAAAGAAAAGCTTCCGAAAAATGGAACGGTAATCCTCAACCTTTATGAACGGGGCCAAGATGGGAAAATTAAACAGATATACCCCGTAGTACTGCAACGATTTAATTAATAGGAGAAAGGGGAAGTACCATTTATAGGACTTCCCCTTTCATGTTAGGTAATTTGATCAAGCTCTTGTTGCATTTGTTGGAGTTGTCTTTGTTCTGCCATCGTCGAGTTGGCATAAGCAGAACTAAGTGCATTTTTTGCTTTTACTATAGTAGATTCGCGGTCGGCAGCATCGGCGTTTTTCGCCATTTCAACAAACCTTCTTGCTTCTTGAAACAATTGGTTTCCCATTGTTATATTCCTCCAAGTGAGGATTCATGCACATTGGCCATTTTCTGAGCTTCCGCTTCAGCATAGGTCATGTGATAAGGAATTCGTTCCGAATGCTTGTTAACTGAATCCCTACCTTGTTGGACGAAGCGTTTCGATTTGTTTGATTTACCCATTCGAATCCCTCCAATATGCTAAAAAGCTTCATTTGAAACAGCTCTCGCTGCTTCAAGAATAGTATGCCCTGTTTTAGAGCATTCATAGAGGGAAACATTGGTGAAATCGTTGTATTAAATGTTTAATAAATCTTCTAAATATAAGGCAACTCCGTTTTCTTCATTTGTTAGTGTGACGTCATTGGCTATATTCTTTAATTCTTCAATCGCATTACCCATTGCAACTCCATAGCCTGCATATTCAATCATTTCCAAGTCGTTATCCTCATCTCCAAAGGCGATAACCCGATCGGTAGGAATCCCATAATAATCCGCGGCCTTTTTCAATCCGACGGCTTTATTTAAACCAGATTTAATAATTTCAATGACATGCCATGGAGCAGCCCAGCTGCGCTGCTCAATCATTTCGGCATGAATTTCTGAAAGATGGCTGCGAATTTTTTTCAATTGATCCTCTTCGGTATGAATCAGCAGGCTCGTAGGGGAATCCTTCAGGAAATTAGCCAAATCACCTGTTGTAATTTTTGGATTTCCAAAGCCAAATATATCTAGAAGTTTTTCATCATGATAATGGAAGTAAACATCGTCCATTACCTCTGCAATTATATTGTGAAACTGGAAACTTCTGCAGGCATCAACAATATCTTTTGCAACCTTGATATCAAGCGGTTCATGATAAAATCCCCATGATTGACTGAGTGGGTGGTGCATAAATGCGCCATTAAAATTTACAATTGGTGTATTTAGCTCCAACTCGTGGTAGTACATTTCACTGGAACGAAAAGGTCTCCCTGTCGCAATCATGACGACATGACCTGCCTCTTTTGCTTTATTTAGCACTTCTTTCGTTTTAGGAGAAATCGTTTTATCATCTTTTAATAAGGTTCCATCCAAATCCAGTGCAATTAAATGTTTTTCAGTCATAATAGGATCCTTTCTAATGATTTAATTTTCAACAGAAAAAGCATTGCTTTAGGAAAAAATGAATCTTCGTGATACACTACAATTGTGAAATTTTTCCCCCTGCAGAATGATTACCAATATAGTAACTATGTTAACAATTTTATATCATAGCTGTAAAAAAATTCACACTAAATCGATATTAAAAGCTATATACTAAGTTTATGCATCAGGAGGTATTCGTTTGTGGTCATCGTGGAAAATAAACAGATTGAAAATATCCCGCTGTTACATATTGTAAAACAAGAAGATTACAAAGATAAGCTTCCATTAATCATTTTTATTCATGGCTTTACCAGCGGAAAGGAAAACAATCTTCATTATGCCTACCTGTTAGCGGAAAAAGGTTTTCGCGTTCTATTACCCGAGGCATTATACCATGGGGAGAGAGCTCAAGGTTTATCTGAAAAAGAGTTATTTGCCCACTTTTGGGAAATTGTATTAATGACAATTAAGGAAGTGAGCCTTCTAAAAGATTATTTTGTTGAATCGGCTTTGGCAGATGAAGAAAGGATTGGGATTGCCGGCACTTCCATGGGAGGGATCGCCACACTAGGGGCTTTGACACAATATCCATGGATTAAAGCAGCCGTCAGTTTGATGGGAAGCCCTACATATGAGCAATTATCCTTATGGCAGCTGGAGCAATTAAAGAGCCAAGGAATGAAACTTCCATTTAATGAGTCTGATATTGAAAAGCAATTGTCCATCTTACGCACATATGATTTAAGTCAACAGCCTGAAAAACTTAATTCTAGACCGCTGCTGTTTTGGCATGGGAAAAAAGACCCAATTGTTCCATTTTCATTTACTTTTGAATTTTATGAATCACTGGAGAATCAATATTTTAACCAACCTGAAAGAATAAAATTCATTGCTGATGAGCATGCAGACCACAAAGTAAGCAGAGAAGGCCTGCAAGCAACAATCGACTGGTTTGAAAACCATCTTTAGGTTGGAAGATAGGATAGAGCTTTAAATAAAAAAATATAGGAGTGATCGTTCATGAATGAAGAATTAAAAGAAAATATTATGGGCGCTTTGGAGCTTGTCATTGACCCTGAATTGGGAATTGATATTGTGAACTTAGGCTTAGTCTATGATTTGGAGCTTGATGAGGAGGGAAAATTGACAGTAACTATGACACTAACGGCAATGGGCTGTCCGTTGGCCGGCACGATTGTTGACCAAGTGAAAAGGGCTCTTAGTGATATTCCTGAAGCGAAAGATGTGGATGTCAATATAGTTTGGAATCCGCCTTGGAACAAAGATATGATGTCTCGTTATGCAAAAATTGCACTGGGGATTCGTTAAGGCGTTTCAATTGAAAAATAAAATGATTTTAGTGAGCTCCCTACCAGCTTGGCAGGAGCGATGAAATCATCGGGAAAACATACGAAGTAATCACCATATCCTAAAAACAGCAAAGTTCCATCTGCTGTTTTTTTCACAAAACGGACAAATAAATAATCGGGTAATAGTGAGGTAACTCACTTTTTTCACACTTAAACACATTTATAATACAACTATCAAAGCTATTTAGATTGAAATAGCCATTTAGGAGGCGTTTCCAAAGTGGATTTTACCCGGGATTTTAATAAAGATCCATTTATTGTGATATGGGAACTTACTCGCGCATGCCAATTAAAATGTCTGCATTGCCGTGCAGATGCCCAATACACAAGGGACCCAAGAGAATTAACATTTGAAGAAGGAAAAAGCTTAATTGATCAAATATATGATATGAATAATCCATTGCTTGTTTTTACAGGCGGCGATCCGTTAATGCGGCCAGATGTCTTCGATA
Above is a genomic segment from Neobacillus endophyticus containing:
- a CDS encoding DegV family protein; amino-acid sequence: MPVRILADSACDLPKDFFEQNHVTLFPLKVQLNKEEYEDVRTIDPKSVYDAIRNGILPKTSQPSPHLFEQVFSQMAENNEDGIYIAFSSELSGTYSSAVMILNQVKEKYPNFNLTIVDTKCASLGFGLVVMEAAKLAANYASKEEILKDVYFRSEHMEHLFTVEDLDYLAKGGRLSKASAFLGGLLNIKPILNMEAGKLVPLEKLRGKKKVMLRLIELMKERGEHLEDQVVGISHSDNEQTALDVQAMIEEAFHPKEVKITSIGSAIGAHTGPGTIAIFFLNRMK
- a CDS encoding DUF3813 domain-containing protein yields the protein MGNQLFQEARRFVEMAKNADAADRESTIVKAKNALSSAYANSTMAEQRQLQQMQQELDQIT
- a CDS encoding metal-sulfur cluster assembly factor yields the protein MNEELKENIMGALELVIDPELGIDIVNLGLVYDLELDEEGKLTVTMTLTAMGCPLAGTIVDQVKRALSDIPEAKDVDVNIVWNPPWNKDMMSRYAKIALGIR
- a CDS encoding CvfB family protein; the encoded protein is MSLKDFIGQTITLTVARQAAFGYFLTDGTEDVLLHHNETDRELNENDEVEVFLYVDSEGRPAASTVIPDVAVGRYAWVKVADVNPDLGVFLNIGLQKDILLGADDLPVHRNVWPNQGDLLYITLRVARNYLLYAKLANDQVIQSISVSATRKDFNKNVQGHIYRTAKVGSWIYSIEGFKGFIHESQRKQEPRLGEKVEGRIIDVKEDGTINVSLLARKQESQDLDADRIYEYLMSRNGAMPYSDKSMPEDISERFGLSKAAFKRGLGKLIKEGKIYQEGGWTYSKKE
- a CDS encoding Cof-type HAD-IIB family hydrolase, yielding MTEKHLIALDLDGTLLKDDKTISPKTKEVLNKAKEAGHVVMIATGRPFRSSEMYYHELELNTPIVNFNGAFMHHPLSQSWGFYHEPLDIKVAKDIVDACRSFQFHNIIAEVMDDVYFHYHDEKLLDIFGFGNPKITTGDLANFLKDSPTSLLIHTEEDQLKKIRSHLSEIHAEMIEQRSWAAPWHVIEIIKSGLNKAVGLKKAADYYGIPTDRVIAFGDEDNDLEMIEYAGYGVAMGNAIEELKNIANDVTLTNEENGVALYLEDLLNI
- a CDS encoding intracellular proteinase inhibitor; translated protein: MRILLCLILLIFPFFTNAMAKEAPLFHDIKVSGTNGNYVVTGESRMKTGKFLYSVEDGHVDLINESEVRTNGKGNSWKKFRLNIQILKEKLPKNGTVILNLYERGQDGKIKQIYPVVLQRFN
- a CDS encoding YitT family protein; this translates as MVWLEVKKVMIVIIGAFLVAIGVNLFLVPANVYSSGFTGIAQLLSKVLGDYTSIHVSMGLLLLILNIPVAILGWKKVGKTFTIYSFLSVILSSFFLDLVPVKQVSNDILLNAVFGGVIVAVGVGITLKWGASTGGLDIIAMVLSKMKDKPIGPYMFVLNGIIIVTTGLIYDWQKALYTLVFLYASTRVIDAIHTRHLKLTAMIITKKANELKEAIHAKLSRGITMIPAKGAFSNEAREMMMIVITRYELFDLEIIIKEIDPNAFTNIIETTAVYGFFRRE
- the yjfP gene encoding esterase; the encoded protein is MVIVENKQIENIPLLHIVKQEDYKDKLPLIIFIHGFTSGKENNLHYAYLLAEKGFRVLLPEALYHGERAQGLSEKELFAHFWEIVLMTIKEVSLLKDYFVESALADEERIGIAGTSMGGIATLGALTQYPWIKAAVSLMGSPTYEQLSLWQLEQLKSQGMKLPFNESDIEKQLSILRTYDLSQQPEKLNSRPLLFWHGKKDPIVPFSFTFEFYESLENQYFNQPERIKFIADEHADHKVSREGLQATIDWFENHL
- a CDS encoding DUF3941 domain-containing protein codes for the protein MPHTTDNDKKAQDNNALRHEKNMMREKNRQAGKNQYSKKTDHK